In Paracoccaceae bacterium Fryx2, a single genomic region encodes these proteins:
- the rbfA gene encoding 30S ribosome-binding factor RbfA, producing MAKNPSPSTALRQLRVGEMIRRTLSDVLNRAEIHDPDLNRMSITVGEVRLSTDLKIATVHVMPLGGVDVEGAIAALVRNKYELRRRVAKDMTLKYAPDLRFRPDETFSRLDETRRLFADETVQRDIAAKPEDDGDAV from the coding sequence ATGGCAAAGAACCCCTCCCCCAGCACCGCCCTGCGCCAGTTGCGCGTCGGTGAAATGATCCGCCGCACGTTGTCCGATGTGCTGAACCGGGCCGAGATCCACGATCCCGACCTGAACCGCATGTCGATCACCGTGGGCGAGGTGCGGCTGTCGACAGACCTGAAGATCGCCACCGTGCATGTGATGCCGCTGGGCGGCGTCGATGTCGAGGGTGCCATCGCGGCGCTGGTGCGCAACAAATACGAGCTGCGCCGCCGTGTCGCCAAGGACATGACGCTGAAATACGCCCCCGACCTGCGCTTCCGCCCCGACGAGACCTTTTCGCGGCTGGATGAAACCCGCCGCCTGTTCGCGGATGAGACGGTGCAGCGCGACATCGCGGCCAAGCCGGAAGATGACGGGGATGCGGTTTAA
- a CDS encoding phosphodiester glycosidase family protein, producing the protein MRFKALFALAVALLPQLAQADGCRDMVHDGQGYTVCETTAVGDVALFHTTPDGTPYGSFARIDAELATRGKRLGFAMNAGMYHPDRAPVGLLVEGGTARGRLVTAAGPGNFGLLPNGVFCVTDRFAVIESRRFAADPPACREASQSGPMLVIDGALHPRFLVDSDSRYVRNGVGVSADGRRAVFAISQGAVTFHQFGRLFRDGLALPNALYFDGSISRLYAPELRRNDIGFPMGPIVGLVVPN; encoded by the coding sequence ATGCGGTTTAAGGCGCTGTTCGCGCTGGCCGTCGCCCTGCTGCCGCAACTGGCGCAGGCCGATGGCTGCCGCGACATGGTGCATGACGGGCAAGGCTACACTGTGTGCGAAACCACGGCGGTTGGCGACGTGGCGCTGTTCCACACCACCCCCGATGGCACGCCCTACGGCAGCTTCGCCCGGATCGACGCCGAACTCGCGACCCGCGGCAAACGGCTCGGCTTTGCGATGAATGCCGGCATGTATCACCCCGACCGCGCGCCGGTCGGCCTGCTGGTCGAGGGCGGCACCGCGCGCGGACGGCTGGTCACGGCGGCCGGCCCCGGCAACTTCGGCCTGCTGCCCAACGGCGTGTTCTGCGTCACCGACCGCTTTGCCGTGATCGAATCGCGCCGCTTCGCCGCCGACCCGCCCGCCTGCCGCGAGGCCAGCCAGTCCGGCCCGATGCTGGTGATCGACGGCGCGCTGCACCCGCGTTTTCTGGTCGATTCCGACTCGCGCTATGTCCGCAACGGCGTCGGCGTCAGTGCCGACGGGCGGCGCGCGGTGTTCGCCATCTCGCAGGGCGCGGTGACGTTCCACCAGTTCGGCCGCCTGTTCCGCGACGGGCTGGCCCTGCCGAACGCGCTCTACTTCGACGGCAGCATCTCGCGGCTTTACGCGCCAGAGCTTCGCCGCAACGACATCGGCTTTCCGATGGGGCCGATCGTCGGGCTGGTTGTGCCCAACTGA
- the truB gene encoding tRNA pseudouridine(55) synthase TruB: MGRKRKGRAVSGWLVVDKPAGITSTAIVNKVRWAFEAQKAGHAGTLDPAATGVLAVALGEATKTVPFITDALKCYRFTVTFGAATTTDDAEGLVIATSASRPTDAEIEAALAAFRGEIMQTPPQFSAVKIDGERAYDLARDGETFDIAARPLWVESLTLIARPDADHAELEMVCGKGGYVRAIARDLGQALGCLGHVQQLRRTWSGPFDADKGISLETIEELARTEALDAHLLPLELGLTDLPELPATPEGAARLRNGNPGMVIASTAEYGDEAWASYQGRAIAVGIYKAGELHPSRVFND; the protein is encoded by the coding sequence ATGGGGCGCAAGCGCAAGGGCCGGGCGGTATCGGGCTGGCTGGTGGTCGACAAGCCCGCAGGCATCACCTCCACCGCCATCGTCAACAAGGTGCGCTGGGCGTTCGAGGCGCAGAAGGCAGGACACGCGGGCACGCTCGACCCCGCCGCCACCGGCGTGCTGGCCGTGGCGCTGGGCGAGGCGACCAAGACCGTTCCTTTCATCACCGACGCGCTGAAATGCTACCGCTTCACCGTGACCTTCGGCGCCGCGACCACCACCGATGACGCCGAGGGTCTGGTGATCGCCACCTCCGCCAGCCGCCCCACCGATGCCGAGATCGAGGCGGCACTGGCCGCCTTCCGCGGCGAGATCATGCAGACCCCGCCGCAGTTTTCCGCCGTCAAGATCGACGGCGAGCGCGCCTATGATCTGGCGCGCGACGGCGAGACCTTCGACATCGCCGCCCGCCCGCTGTGGGTCGAAAGCCTGACGCTGATCGCGCGCCCCGATGCCGACCATGCGGAACTGGAAATGGTCTGCGGCAAGGGCGGCTACGTCCGCGCCATCGCCCGCGATCTGGGGCAGGCGCTGGGCTGCCTTGGCCATGTGCAGCAGTTGCGCCGCACCTGGTCGGGCCCGTTCGATGCCGACAAGGGCATCAGCCTGGAAACCATCGAGGAACTGGCCCGGACCGAGGCGCTCGACGCCCACCTCCTGCCGCTGGAGCTTGGCCTGACCGACCTGCCCGAACTGCCCGCCACCCCCGAAGGCGCCGCCCGCCTGCGCAACGGCAACCCCGGCATGGTAATCGCCTCCACCGCCGAATATGGCGACGAGGCCTGGGCCAGCTATCAGGGCCGCGCCATCGCGGTCGGCATCTACAAGGCGGGCGAGTTGCACCCCAGCCGCGTGTTCAACGACTGA
- a CDS encoding DUF1643 domain-containing protein, giving the protein MITRTHIKGDAPSTAVYSDCERYRYLLTRTWEPQGRRALFVMLNPSTATEFQNDPTVERCERRARALGFGAFRVTNIFAWRDTDPKKMRAAADPVGPGNDAAIVGSAGWADLILCAWGAHGAHLGRGQAVAGLLRATGRPLHHLGLNQDGQPRHPLYIGYDRQPEPWA; this is encoded by the coding sequence ATGATCACCCGTACCCATATCAAGGGCGACGCCCCCTCCACCGCGGTCTATTCCGACTGCGAACGCTATCGCTACCTGCTGACCCGGACGTGGGAGCCGCAAGGACGCAGGGCGCTGTTCGTGATGCTCAACCCCTCGACCGCGACCGAATTCCAGAACGACCCGACGGTGGAACGCTGCGAACGACGGGCGCGGGCGCTGGGGTTCGGGGCCTTCCGCGTGACCAACATCTTCGCCTGGCGCGACACCGATCCAAAGAAGATGCGCGCCGCCGCAGACCCGGTCGGGCCGGGCAATGACGCGGCAATCGTCGGCAGCGCGGGCTGGGCCGACTTGATCCTCTGCGCCTGGGGTGCCCATGGCGCGCATCTGGGGCGGGGGCAGGCGGTGGCGGGCCTGCTGCGCGCCACGGGGCGGCCGCTGCACCACCTCGGGCTGAACCAGGACGGGCAGCCGCGCCATCCGCTGTATATCGGCTATGACCGCCAGCCCGAACCCTGGGCATGA
- a CDS encoding alpha/beta hydrolase — translation MTTIPGFTRTPVATNGITLSVQQAGRGAALVLLHGYPQNGMCWSRVAPALAECFHVIIPDLRGYGESDAPPDDADHTAYSKREMARDIVGLLDALGIDRAMVLGHDRGARVTYRLALDHPDRVSRVGIIEIAPTSEYWAAWNARMAMAAYHWTFLAQPAPLPERMITADPVAYVDWTLASWTASKTLAPFPAQALAAYRKQAQDPARIAAMCADYRAGATTDRRIDEEDRAENRRIAAPLCFLWGRHGFPARTDDPAAIWRRWAETVTDAACESGHFVMEEAPESVLATFLPFFVADRP, via the coding sequence ATGACCACGATCCCCGGCTTTACCCGCACGCCCGTCGCGACCAACGGCATCACCCTGTCGGTGCAGCAGGCCGGGCGCGGCGCGGCGCTGGTGCTTCTGCACGGCTATCCGCAGAACGGCATGTGCTGGAGCAGGGTCGCCCCCGCGCTGGCCGAATGTTTCCACGTCATCATCCCCGACCTGCGCGGCTATGGCGAAAGCGATGCCCCGCCCGACGATGCCGACCACACCGCCTATTCCAAGCGCGAGATGGCGCGCGACATCGTCGGGTTGCTGGATGCGCTGGGCATCGACCGGGCGATGGTGCTGGGCCATGACCGGGGCGCGCGCGTCACCTACCGGCTGGCGCTGGATCACCCCGACCGGGTCAGCCGGGTCGGCATCATCGAGATCGCGCCGACCTCGGAATACTGGGCTGCGTGGAACGCCCGGATGGCGATGGCCGCCTATCACTGGACCTTCCTTGCCCAGCCCGCCCCGCTGCCGGAACGGATGATCACCGCCGATCCGGTAGCCTATGTCGACTGGACGCTGGCAAGCTGGACCGCGTCGAAGACGCTGGCACCCTTTCCGGCGCAGGCCTTGGCGGCCTATCGCAAGCAGGCGCAAGACCCGGCCCGGATCGCCGCGATGTGCGCCGACTACCGCGCCGGGGCCACCACCGACCGGCGGATCGACGAGGAGGACAGGGCCGAAAACCGGCGCATCGCCGCCCCGCTGTGCTTTCTGTGGGGGCGGCACGGCTTTCCGGCGCGCACCGACGACCCGGCGGCCATCTGGCGGCGCTGGGCCGAAACCGTGACCGATGCCGCCTGCGAGTCGGGCCATTTCGTCATGGAAGAAGCGCCCGAGTCGGTGCTTGCGACCTTCCTGCCGTTCTTCGTGGCCGACCGGCCCTAG
- a CDS encoding calcium-binding protein, which translates to MLGLLGLLGAWFAGVVADTALNRASPEGGEEAEDAPPEDAAGGSGSGGSMLDWLDGHWAGDESADPGLEFEDDNPAVSDDIPDPEDEPVLLAGGAGDDILTGREADDTLTGGAGADQLGGRGGDDLIDGGDGDDQLFGGAGSDTLVGGAGSDVLHGEDGDDWLTGNDGDDRLFGHEGADLIDGGAGADELLGGDGNDTLIGGAGDDWLTGGFGDDMLLGGTGSDTLDGGDGADTLDSGVADGQIDFLNGGAGNDRLVAGDGDHAAGGDGADLFVLNDWLGTGDFAHIHDYDAAEDEIMVVYDPAAHPDPQITLEPAGDAEDVMVLLDGLPLALVQGGAGLTAATIRLTAALPV; encoded by the coding sequence GTGTTGGGATTGCTGGGGTTGCTGGGGGCATGGTTCGCAGGGGTCGTGGCCGATACGGCCTTGAACCGGGCGAGCCCGGAAGGCGGCGAAGAAGCGGAGGATGCCCCGCCGGAAGATGCGGCTGGCGGGTCCGGCAGCGGCGGCAGCATGCTGGACTGGCTTGACGGGCACTGGGCCGGCGACGAATCCGCCGACCCGGGGCTGGAATTCGAAGACGACAACCCCGCCGTGTCCGACGACATTCCCGACCCCGAGGATGAACCGGTCCTCCTCGCGGGCGGCGCGGGCGATGACATTCTGACCGGCAGGGAAGCCGATGACACCCTGACCGGCGGGGCCGGGGCCGACCAGCTGGGCGGCCGTGGCGGCGATGACCTGATCGACGGTGGCGACGGCGATGACCAGCTGTTCGGCGGCGCAGGTTCCGACACGCTGGTGGGCGGTGCCGGCAGCGACGTGCTGCATGGCGAGGATGGCGACGACTGGCTGACCGGCAATGACGGCGATGACCGGCTTTTCGGCCATGAAGGGGCTGACCTGATCGACGGCGGCGCCGGGGCCGATGAACTGCTGGGCGGCGACGGCAACGACACGCTGATCGGTGGTGCGGGCGACGACTGGCTGACCGGCGGCTTTGGCGATGACATGCTGCTGGGCGGGACCGGCAGCGACACGCTCGATGGCGGTGACGGTGCTGACACGCTGGACAGCGGTGTGGCCGATGGTCAGATAGATTTCCTGAACGGCGGCGCCGGGAATGACAGGCTGGTGGCGGGCGACGGCGACCATGCGGCGGGCGGCGACGGGGCCGACCTCTTCGTGCTGAACGACTGGCTCGGAACGGGCGATTTCGCCCATATCCATGACTACGACGCAGCCGAGGACGAGATCATGGTGGTCTATGACCCGGCCGCGCATCCCGACCCGCAGATCACGCTGGAACCGGCAGGGGATGCCGAGGATGTCATGGTGCTGCTTGACGGGCTGCCGCTGGCGCTGGTGCAGGGCGGGGCGGGCCTGACCGCCGCAACGATCCGGCTGACGGCGGCGCTGCCGGTCTAG
- the rpsO gene encoding 30S ribosomal protein S15 — translation MSITVEEKARLISEYATKEKDTGSPEVQVAILSSRIATLTEHFKTHKKDNHSRRGLLMMVAQRRKLLDYLKGKDEGRYTALIARLGLRR, via the coding sequence ATGTCGATCACCGTCGAAGAAAAAGCCCGCCTGATCAGCGAATACGCGACCAAGGAAAAGGACACCGGCTCGCCCGAAGTCCAGGTCGCCATCCTGTCCTCGCGGATTGCCACGCTGACCGAACACTTCAAGACCCACAAGAAGGACAACCATTCCCGCCGTGGGTTGCTGATGATGGTGGCACAGCGCCGCAAGCTGCTGGACTATCTCAAGGGCAAGGACGAAGGCCGCTACACCGCGCTGATCGCGCGTCTGGGCCTGCGTCGCTGA
- the pnp gene encoding polyribonucleotide nucleotidyltransferase translates to MFNVTKKSIQWGDETLTLETGKVARQADGSVIATLGETSVMANVTFAKSAKPGQDFFPLTVHYQERYYAAGKVPGGFFKREARPSEKETLTSRLIDRPIRPLFVDGFKNEVLLIVTVLSHDLVNEPDILAMIAASAALTISGVPFMGPIAAARVGFTQGAYVLNPDVEDMQKLRDNPAQRLDLVVAGTKDAVMMVESEAYELSEDEMLGAVKFGHDAMQPVIDLILDFAEDCAKEPFDFQPADYSGLYASVKAAGETAMRAAFAIKDKQARTNAIDAVRDTVKAALSAEDLANENLGSCFKKLESSILRGDIINGGARIDGRDTKTVRPIVSETGILPRTHGSALFTRGETQGLVITTLGTGEDEQIIDALHGNSRSNFLLHYNFPPYSVGEVGRFGPPGRREIGHGKLAWRALQAVLPAATDFPYTIRVVSEITESNGSSSMASVCGGSLSMMDAGVPLKAPVAGVAMGLILEDDGRYAVLTDILGDEDHLGDMDFKVAGTANGITSLQMDIKIAGITPAIMEQALAQAKDGRLHILGEMAKALTQAQAFSEYAPKIETLTIPTDKIREVIGSGGKVIREIVELSGAKVDINDDGMIKIASNDANAIKRAYDMIWSIVAEPEEGKVYTGRVVKLVDFGAFVNFFGKRDGLVHVSQIASKRLQHPNEYLKEGQEVKVKLLGFDDRGKVRLGMKMVDQETGLEISEKAQSEAEA, encoded by the coding sequence ATGTTCAACGTTACGAAAAAATCCATCCAGTGGGGCGACGAGACGCTGACGCTGGAAACGGGCAAGGTCGCCCGTCAGGCCGACGGTTCGGTGATCGCCACTCTGGGCGAAACCAGCGTCATGGCCAACGTCACCTTCGCGAAGTCGGCCAAACCGGGGCAGGATTTCTTCCCCCTGACCGTGCATTATCAGGAACGCTACTACGCGGCCGGCAAAGTGCCCGGCGGCTTCTTCAAGCGCGAGGCGCGTCCTTCCGAGAAAGAAACCCTGACCTCGCGGCTGATCGACCGTCCGATCCGCCCGCTGTTCGTCGATGGGTTCAAGAACGAGGTTCTGCTGATCGTCACCGTGCTGTCGCACGATCTGGTCAATGAACCCGACATTCTTGCCATGATCGCGGCCTCGGCCGCGCTGACCATTTCCGGCGTGCCCTTCATGGGCCCGATCGCCGCTGCCCGCGTCGGCTTCACCCAGGGCGCCTATGTCCTGAACCCCGATGTCGAAGACATGCAGAAGCTGCGCGACAACCCGGCCCAGCGGCTGGATCTGGTCGTGGCCGGCACCAAAGACGCCGTGATGATGGTGGAATCCGAAGCCTATGAGCTTTCGGAAGACGAGATGCTGGGCGCGGTGAAGTTCGGCCATGACGCGATGCAGCCGGTGATCGACCTGATCCTCGACTTCGCGGAAGATTGCGCGAAAGAGCCGTTCGACTTCCAGCCCGCCGACTATTCGGGCCTTTACGCATCGGTCAAGGCTGCGGGCGAGACCGCGATGCGGGCCGCCTTCGCGATCAAGGACAAGCAGGCGCGCACCAACGCCATCGACGCCGTCCGCGACACCGTGAAAGCCGCCCTGTCGGCCGAAGACCTTGCCAACGAAAATCTGGGCTCCTGCTTCAAGAAGCTGGAATCCTCGATCCTGCGCGGCGACATCATCAACGGCGGCGCGCGCATCGACGGGCGGGATACGAAAACCGTCCGCCCGATCGTGTCGGAAACCGGCATCCTGCCGCGGACCCACGGCTCGGCGCTGTTCACCCGCGGCGAAACCCAGGGCCTCGTGATCACCACGCTGGGCACTGGCGAGGATGAGCAGATCATCGACGCGCTGCACGGCAATTCGCGTTCGAACTTCCTGCTGCACTACAACTTCCCGCCCTACTCGGTCGGTGAAGTCGGCCGCTTCGGCCCCCCCGGCCGCCGCGAGATCGGCCACGGCAAGCTGGCATGGCGCGCCTTGCAAGCCGTGCTGCCCGCCGCGACCGACTTCCCCTACACCATCCGCGTCGTGTCCGAGATCACCGAATCCAACGGTTCCTCGTCGATGGCTTCCGTCTGCGGCGGCTCGCTGTCGATGATGGATGCTGGCGTGCCGCTGAAGGCTCCGGTCGCTGGCGTGGCGATGGGCCTGATCCTGGAAGACGACGGCCGCTATGCCGTGCTGACTGACATCCTTGGCGACGAGGATCACCTCGGCGACATGGACTTCAAGGTGGCCGGCACGGCGAACGGCATCACCTCGCTGCAGATGGACATCAAGATTGCGGGCATCACCCCCGCGATCATGGAACAGGCGCTGGCGCAGGCGAAAGACGGCCGCCTGCACATCCTGGGCGAGATGGCCAAGGCGCTGACCCAGGCGCAGGCCTTCAGCGAATACGCCCCCAAGATCGAAACGCTGACCATCCCGACCGACAAGATCCGTGAAGTGATCGGCTCGGGCGGCAAGGTCATCCGCGAGATCGTGGAACTGTCGGGCGCCAAGGTCGACATCAACGACGACGGCATGATCAAGATCGCCTCGAACGACGCGAACGCGATCAAGCGCGCCTACGACATGATCTGGTCGATCGTGGCCGAGCCGGAAGAAGGCAAGGTCTACACCGGCCGCGTGGTGAAGCTGGTCGATTTCGGCGCCTTCGTGAACTTCTTCGGCAAGCGCGACGGTCTGGTGCATGTGTCGCAGATCGCGTCCAAGCGCCTGCAGCACCCGAACGAATACCTGAAGGAAGGCCAGGAAGTGAAAGTCAAGCTGCTGGGCTTCGATGATCGCGGCAAGGTCCGGCTCGGCATGAAGATGGTCGATCAGGAAACCGGGCTGGAGATCAGCGAAAAAGCGCAAAGCGAAGCCGAAGCGTAA
- a CDS encoding L,D-transpeptidase: MPFSLAPTRRQFVTTGLAALAATPLVGRPLAAAAPEGWVLPEEHLPRIVRLGTRLDPFELHVDPNSFALYWTLEGDKAIRFAVGVGRGDLYLPGVFHVGAKKEWPSWTPTREMIARDPGHYAKYADGMPGGPTNPLGARAIYLFDEVRGDTFLRIHGTPEPWTVGSAVSNGCVRLVNEHVSALYDMVPLGARVVLHTKRAA, encoded by the coding sequence ATGCCCTTTTCCCTTGCCCCCACCCGCCGCCAGTTCGTGACGACCGGCCTTGCCGCGCTGGCCGCCACGCCGCTTGTCGGCCGCCCGCTTGCCGCTGCTGCCCCCGAAGGGTGGGTGCTGCCCGAAGAACACCTGCCGCGCATCGTCCGCCTCGGCACCAGGCTTGACCCTTTCGAGCTGCACGTGGACCCCAACAGCTTCGCGCTTTACTGGACACTGGAAGGCGACAAGGCGATCCGCTTTGCCGTGGGCGTGGGGCGCGGCGACCTTTACCTGCCGGGCGTGTTTCACGTCGGCGCCAAGAAGGAATGGCCAAGCTGGACGCCGACCAGGGAAATGATCGCCCGCGACCCCGGCCACTACGCGAAATACGCCGACGGGATGCCGGGCGGGCCAACCAACCCGCTGGGCGCCCGCGCGATCTACCTGTTCGACGAGGTGCGCGGCGATACCTTCCTGCGCATCCACGGCACGCCCGAACCGTGGACGGTCGGCTCTGCCGTCTCGAACGGTTGCGTCCGGCTGGTCAACGAACATGTGTCGGCGCTTTACGACATGGTCCCGCTGGGGGCCCGCGTCGTTCTGCACACCAAGCGCGCCGCCTGA